Within Antennarius striatus isolate MH-2024 chromosome 22, ASM4005453v1, whole genome shotgun sequence, the genomic segment TTAAGGCTGCAGCAATAATTTTATTCAGTTCATGGGCATGGCTCAAAAGATTCAAGTGTTTACTGAAAATTGATGGAATTGCATTTTTCTCCGCACAAAAAAGGGTTTTTGATTGACATTGTGTGTGTCTACAAACACAGTTCAGCCAAAAAGACAATATGTTACAAAGCACTGGTAAAAAAGTTCTCCTTATCACACTGTTTCTTAAAAGGGACTGTTCATATCAGTACATGTAGGAATGGGCAAAACTGATATTTTCTCAGTGGAcagattacattacattacacctATAAATCCTTGGCCATGCGGTTTCAACATACCATATACGAGTCAGGCCAGGGTCATGCACACCATAACATCCTCTGAGACAATTAGTTTCTACCAAAAAACCCATAAAACAGCCTGACAAGATACTTAccatacacacattcattttataGATTACATTTGGCCATGGCAGCAAACTAAGCGACACCCTGTACCATCAATCATGCCTTCATACAGTTATAACGGTTTTAAATAACAGCACCACACACTTATCAGTTACAGTGACGGCACAAGGAATGATTACTTTGCGAtgatttcataaataaatctgCATATAATGCTAACAGAGCATAATTCAATACGGTACAGTATGATAACCTTCAATGTTCAGACCAGGTTATACTGTGAAGCGACTGCCGCAGATTCTAGAATACTCCTGCCACTAATTTGGAAATCGGGTTCAGTATCAAAAATAGGACTCAAAAATTCCAGAGTCCATcagaatttttaatttcaattctgCTTCAGTTCCCAAATGCGTTTCCCTTTTAACTTACGTTTCAGTTTACATGGAGTGACATTTTCATTGATCGACCTCTGCAGAGCGATAAAACTAGTTCTCAGTTCACCGCTGCTAAGATGTGATATTTATATGGTGTCACTCATAATGAACAAGAAATTCTATAAATAGAACTGCTTgtataaaccttttttttccccctccttttTTGACACAACCCCTCAAACTAAAAGAAGATCAATAATCAACAATGGGAACTGAACAACAGAACTGAAatagcaataaaaatattttaacttcAAATGACAATAAGTCTCTTAAACATCTCACCCACTTAATGCATTTCCTGATGgccattataatttttttactgCAACTTTTTGGTCAAGATACTTAACTCCTGCATTTTCTTTCACTACATAGTATCATAACAATCAGGCCTTGCGCCCACTGGGGATCTCTTATCAAGCAAATGACAAAATGCTGGTGACTGCTGCTACAAAGCCACTGTTAAAATGCAGTGCttgaatttgtttaaaaaacagCAACTGCCAATGTAAAAATGCACAATTGTGAAAATAAACTATCTATGCATGAGATTACTCTGTTTTGCTAAAGAGGTTCCCAGTGGACGCAAAAtcttttcagtaaaaaaaatggattGTAGGGACATATGGGTGGAACATGGGTCAAATATTTTGCACAGCTATATCACATGACATAACTGAAATATTCACAttctttcagttttttaaattttgcctGTTTTCACAATCCAGCAAGACCATCCCAGATAATCTTGGTAAGCATGGAAGAAAAACGCTAATTTATAAAAATAGTGTGTACCTATCGACTGCATTTGCAGCTAAGTGGAACCAAATTAAGACATGAAGATGTCAAGCGTGAATGAAGGCAACATTAGAGATTGGGACAGATTATTTGGGATGGTGTGCAGCCATACAGAGATGCTAAATTCTTCCTGTATGCTATGACACTACTGTTTGGGGACTGATTTACACACAATACCACACACATCTTAGTTCTTAGGAATCAAAGGACATCACAACCACACAATATCGTTTCAACCAGCATTTCCAAAATGTTACAGAAGTTATCATGGTCAACACGCAAGTAACGCAACGGACGAAGACATCTAACACCAATTTTCCATTATAAACACCAGTGTGTCTTAAAACATTAGCCTCATACAATTTAAACCACACACGAATGACAATCAGCAATAATCTGCAGACTGGGGTCAAAGTGTTTCACAAAAGTGCATCTGCAACTCAACCATAATAAAACTTCATATACAAAAATCTAGTAGGAGACAAAAAGCTAACAGCCAAAATACTGAAAATGCTTTCATGATCTCTTGCCAACCAAGGAAGATTAATCACGACACAATCAATACTAAAGCCTAAAACGgcaatatttttgaaatacatGCAGGTGTTACAGAAAAATCACAATTTCATTTTGCACCATGTATCACAATGTCaagtataaatataatttactgTATAGTAATTAATAAAGCTGCAACAGCATActtgtgtattttcattttctgtatgcatatattacattatcattattaatctCATTTCCTTCAGTTTAACTGGGTCAGGAATCCCAATAAACAATTTACAATCTGAACAGATATAATTGGatcttttttttaccattaaTACAAATAAGATTTGGTGCTTAATGTAAACAAATCGTATTGCCCTATGAAAAATAATGTCACAACTATATCACTGATCAATCCGAGCAGAACATCAAACTTTTACTTTTGAAATGTGATCCAAATTATACCTAACATCAGGTTCATGTAGCTGGATGTGTTTACAAAGGGGATCAATAATAGTAAATCACATCTATTTTGTCACAACAtgatacaaatattttttcaacttAAGCTCAACAGCTCAAATAGAGGTTCAACGGCTTAAAAGTGAGCAACGCTACGctgcaaaaacatttaatttgacaCATTGCTAACAATGCAAATCTGGAACAGTCACATTAAAAATATCCTGTGTCCAAAACAATCATTAAATGGACACTTTAAATTTTCAAGGTACTGGaaatattacataaatattGTATATTGTATCTAAAATTGAAATAACATGTTTACACAGGTCAACAGGTTGgacatgtaattttttttccaactcaaGACAGAATAGATGACACAAAGTGCTTAAGAATTGTAAAAACTGGGGCAATACTTGACATCTGAAACGATTTAAACCATTGAGCAACTAGAGAAGGCACACCAGCAAATCAACTCAGAGATCACAAACTTCAGTAATTTTAAGCTGCCATGATAAAAAACAGCAATCGATAATGAAATTGAATCTTCAATGTTTTTGGTCCACTGGCAAGTCTGGCTGGTAAAACCACAAATAAATGACCCAAACAGTTAAGTGTATGCTGTTAAGTTTGTTGGCTTTTCCATCTTGCAATTCAAGTGTTCTTActattattgtgttttttgtttttaacttacaaaaataattttgaaaaattttgGCTAATTACCAACATCAGAGGCTTGGAGACCAAAAAGTAATAATTTCCTCTCAAATTCAGTTTTCAGTAATTATCAATGGATTTTCAGATTTGGGGAGACTCGCAACACTAAATACAACGCAACCCTATTGGAATACATGTAGTGTGTCTTTTTCTGACAGACAAAATACAGAATAACACAACTGACGTCCAATCTTGAAATTAAGGAAAGACTTACCTTACACTTACCTGAAACCAAACGACAGTTTTTAAAGTCTTTTCTTGCTCTCTTTAGCTCTCCTTGTCACCTTCCACAAATATTTATAGAAGGATTTTACATAAACACTTTCTGTAGTCTAACTTCTTCATAGCTTTAAGGCTtgaagttagaaaaaaaataaaatctcaagGCACTTTTCCTCTATGGTTTGTAGCTGTAGAATGAGATTCATCCATTGCACACTCTACATTTTACTTTCTAACAAAAAGTGTTAAAGGTACAGAAATCTACCACAAATTTTGAGTTAAGAGGTGATGTTTTTAAGTCTTTAAAGATGAAGAGGTGAGCAATCAAAGCAGACTTTTGCAAACTGAACAATGGAGTGTCTATGCAaatcaggattttaaaaatgaactaAACTAGCTCTGTGAAAGTCTAAGACGGGTGTAGTGCTGGAAACGACAGAAAAAAGTTTATTctaggagaaaataaaaatggtacTAACCTTCTGCGTCGTCTAGCGATGTCGGTACTCccggtctctctctctctcacggtCCCTGTCGCGATCCCTCTCACGATGGCGGTCTCGCTCCCGACTGCGTTCCCGGTAATAGTCCTCATGGCGGTCGCGACTGCGGGACTTGTGACGGCGGCTCTTTTCTCTTGAGCGGCTGTGGTCTCGTTCCCTAGAACGCTCTCGCCTGTCAGATGTAGGTATGAATGGACTGTACGCTACAGATTTGCATTCAACTTCTGGTTATAAACTCTTACCTGGAGGCAGAACCGTAACTTTTTGACTCAATGCCATGGAGACAGTCCTGTAGGGAACTGATGAGGACCTTACAGCGGTCATCTGCTGAGACTTTGGACTGTTTAATCAGACTGATGGCTGTCACCAAGGTCTCTATTGCGCTGCCGTAGTCAgctaaaatgaagacaaattcACATTACGCTCCAATTGGACACCAGTTGGCCTTAAATCTGACGGCAACATGAGTAGTAAATATACCTGCACTGGCATCAGACACCGCTCTAGATATGGCGCTGGAGGAGATGGCTCTGTTCCTGTTCATGATCTCCTCAAACTCGGCCTCACTCAGAGGCGTCCGGGATGCCTCCATATCCCTAAAAAACAATAACGTAACCATCATGGAATATGCTTACGTAAGTTGATCAGATGCTGttattaaaatgaatgcaaacaGAGTAATTTCTCTGAACAACAGCACTTGTATTGTTGTATTGCCAACGTATAGATAATGTACTAAGAGAGTGACATGTGGTACTGCTCCCCCTCTACTAAGTAATCTTACCGGCCTCCTGGGCCGTAATCTCCTCTTTCATACGGTGGCGGACGTCCGTATGGGTCGCTTGGTCCAGGGGGCCCTCGGCTATCATTGGGGGGCATGTTGTTGTTGCCGGGTGGGGGAAAGAATGCAGGGTTGACATGAGGGGCTGGTGGTGGACCACCTGGTGGGGGACCCGGCATGTGAGGAGGTGGAGCCAAAGCCATGGGAGGCCCGATGGGGCCTGGGGGACGAGGAGGGAAAGGTCCTGGGGGTGGTGGGCCCTGCTGAGGTGGTGGTGGCCCAGGGGGTGGTCCATAACCTGGAGGAGGTGGGCCTGGAGGCATGGGTCCCATTGGAGGCTGGCCGAACTGACCAGGGAAAagaacaggaggagggggtctgtCGCCGCGATTTGGAGGACCAGCTAAGGGAGGAGGAAGGCCTTGACCAGGAGGGGGAGGACCTGGAGGGCCGGGGGGGCCAGGTGGACCAGGAGGCGGACGCGGGGGACCTTGCATCCCACctaaaacacaaatcaaaggaaaatgcagaatgagacaaaataaaatctagtGAGCTGATTCCCTCTCGTGATTTATTCTACTTCTTAACAGGCAGAGCTCTTTCCAATCAAGTCAGgctgtgacggtgaaatcacaGACTTGGGTAGATTCCCAACAAAAACTGGCTCAGCCGATATATTGGCCAGGCCCTGGCTTTAATAACTTGTGTTTtcacccttttttaaaaaacaaagatgccCTTCAGGAAATTATATAGGACGCTCAACACTGGGACAATGACGAAAGACAGAAAAGGATCAGCAAGTCAAAGAACAAgagatgccaaaaaaaaaaaaaggctgcaaAAATAATGCTGCAAATGAAATCAGAAGGCAGCAGAATAGGTGATAGGACACAAAGTACCTTCTATAAGCAACCCTTTTAACCAGTCTGTATTTAATGTGGAATCATTTATCGCACTAAATAGACACAATACAAACTTAGAAGTCACCTTGAGTTCAGCATGGCAAGATACTCTACTCACAGCTAGCAAATAGACTATTCCATGCTAGGGATGCTCATGAGGTGCCATTTTAAAATACCAACACAGCAGGGCTTTGTCATgagaatttttcttttaatttctcaaaAAACTGCACaaagattttttgttgttttttttatgtaaaggACTGACTCACACTGACTCATCATCCAACCCTAGAAGAGGAACAAAATAGGAACAGAGATGCCGTATGTAGATTCAATAACAATGTGGAAAAACTAATGTACTTGAAGCAGTATTAATGTTGTCATGGAGATTTAATGGTCTGACCACCACAACATCTGCTTCTCTACAATGCTTTAGTTTGAACACATTTATTCTTATGTAATGCCAACAGCATTCAACTGTACAAGGGTTCAGATGTCAGCTGTTTTGGATACTTAACCAGACTTTTCCAATGGCACAACTCACTCATATCAGCAGCTTTGGGTTAaggcaaaaatatatatataaaaaagagaGATCGACCAAATCAATCAGATCAACTGAGGTGTTTCACCTCTGCCACGCCAGCTCCCGTTCCTGCCTCCCGGCGGGAAGGGATTGAAACTCATATCCATCAGAGGGCCATCTTGGTGCCTAATCAGATCTGGTCTCATCCCAGAGCCTAATGGGGAAGAAAGCAAACCAATCACAACTCTTCCCTTTTAAAAACCTTCCCCTATTAAACCGAAGGACTGTCACAGTCCAGCAGCGCAGGTCACCAGCCACTAAGCGAAAGAAGAGATGTCAAAAAGTtgggatgaggggaaaaaaagacgcaaaaattaaaaacaaaacaaaaaaaacaggaaaaagctGGAAACTCCATTCTCTCCCTCCACAAGTAAGACGGCCAATCCAAGACTTAAGAGTTTACGGTGGGTAGTACGCCAAGTAAAGCTTTCAGCAACCTGCTTGTCAAGAAGCGGTGTTGGAAATTTCAGTGAGCGGAAAACTGCAGCCAGCGAagaattatttgtttgactggaGGTAGGGAGGGACAAAGAAAGGCCAATCCAGACGAGGAAGGAAACATGCAAAGATACATCTCAGCCAGGAGACGGTCAATGAAAGAAAGCTCCCTTAGAAGAACTACACTCTAGAACAGACTAGCCTTGGTTTCATGCAAGTGTGAGTAGTAGCGAAGCCTGGAATGTTCTAGCAGAGCACCAATACCAGATAGAAAGTTTCTATGAAACTTGTTATACTGTTTCGTTTATTTAAACCTGTCGCACTACTATTTGACTGcaagaaaaattaaagaaaacataaaattaaaaacaagaaggAATCTTTTAACAATACTAGGTCTACACCAAGAATCTACCGAAACCATCTGCCTTATCAGATGGATTTATCACTGCTAGTTTTCCAGTAACACATGCGgtaataattaaacattttatttgttgtcttttatGTCATGAACTCACCTTGCTTTGTgcagaaaaaattattttaaatatttgatgagGACAAGCCCCTAAGGGGGTTTTATTCCTACCCTAACGGAATAACAAACTAACCAGGAAAGTGTGGCGGGGGCCCGCCAGGTCCAACAGGACCAGGAAAGCGGTCTCCTCCAGGGCCGGGTGGCCCAGGAAATCTGCCTCTGCCTCGACCCATGGGAAAACCTCCACGAGGGCCTGTGCCAGGGGGACCAGCTTTGCCTTCCCCAGACATCTGGCCTGACTGCGTACctgtgaaatgacaaaaaaaacaaactattttacaGGTATGACAGAACCAATACATGCATTTGCATATAACTACATATATAAACGCACCCATAATAGGTGGGCAATCCATCTGCTTACTTTTGCGTGACTGCATCTCAAATTGGCTGAGGGACTGTTTGTTGCATGGTGTGACAATTGGATTTTGACCATGCAGTTCCCTTTTTGATAGCAGCTCCATTAGCTTCCTGGATGATGCCTCAGAGCCCACACACACCAGCGCAAACCTGTCAGATAGATTAATTCATAGAAGATATGTGGAAATCAGTTAATTTGGA encodes:
- the cpsf6 gene encoding cleavage and polyadenylation specificity factor subunit 6 isoform X3, coding for MADGVDHIDIYADVEEEFREEADYPVHEQIDLYDDVISPSANNGDAPEDRDYLDALPSPGGTEGGKSAPPNVVYTYTGKRIALYIGNLTWWTTDEDLTEAIRSIGITDVLEIKFFENRANGQSKGFALVCVGSEASSRKLMELLSKRELHGQNPIVTPCNKQSLSQFEMQSRKSTQSGQMSGEGKAGPPGTGPRGGFPMGRGRGRFPGPPGPGGDRFPGPVGPGGPPPHFPGGMQGPPRPPPGPPGPPGPPGPPPPGQGLPPPLAGPPNRGDRPPPPVLFPGQFGQPPMGPMPPGPPPPGYGPPPGPPPPQQGPPPPGPFPPRPPGPIGPPMALAPPPHMPGPPPGGPPPAPHVNPAFFPPPGNNNMPPNDSRGPPGPSDPYGRPPPYERGDYGPGGRDMEASRTPLSEAEFEEIMNRNRAISSSAISRAVSDASAADYGSAIETLVTAISLIKQSKVSADDRCKVLISSLQDCLHGIESKSYGSASRRERSRERDHSRSREKSRRHKSRSRDRHEDYYRERSRERDRHRERDRDRDRERERDREYRHR
- the cpsf6 gene encoding cleavage and polyadenylation specificity factor subunit 6 isoform X2; protein product: MADGVDHIDIYADVEEEFREEADYPVHEQIDLYDDVISPSANNGDAPEDRDYLDALPSPGGTEGGKSAPPNVVYTYTGKRIALYIGNLTWWTTDEDLTEAIRSIGITDVLEIKFFENRANGQSKGFALVCVGSEASSRKLMELLSKRELHGQNPIVTPCNKQSLSQFEMQSRKSTQSGQMSGEGKAGPPGTGPRGGFPMGRGRGRFPGPPGPGGDRFPGPVGPGGPPPHFPGSGMRPDLIRHQDGPLMDMSFNPFPPGGRNGSWRGRGGMQGPPRPPPGPPGPPGPPGPPPPGQGLPPPLAGPPNRGDRPPPPVLFPGQFGQPPMGPMPPGPPPPGYGPPPGPPPPQQGPPPPGPFPPRPPGPIGPPMALAPPPHMPGPPPGGPPPAPHVNPAFFPPPGNNNMPPNDSRGPPGPSDPYGRPPPYERGDYGPGGRDMEASRTPLSEAEFEEIMNRNRAISSSAISRAVSDASAADYGSAIETLVTAISLIKQSKVSADDRCKVLISSLQDCLHGIESKSYGSASRERDHSRSREKSRRHKSRSRDRHEDYYRERSRERDRHRERDRDRDRERERDREYRHR
- the cpsf6 gene encoding cleavage and polyadenylation specificity factor subunit 6 isoform X1, coding for MADGVDHIDIYADVEEEFREEADYPVHEQIDLYDDVISPSANNGDAPEDRDYLDALPSPGGTEGGKSAPPNVVYTYTGKRIALYIGNLTWWTTDEDLTEAIRSIGITDVLEIKFFENRANGQSKGFALVCVGSEASSRKLMELLSKRELHGQNPIVTPCNKQSLSQFEMQSRKSTQSGQMSGEGKAGPPGTGPRGGFPMGRGRGRFPGPPGPGGDRFPGPVGPGGPPPHFPGSGMRPDLIRHQDGPLMDMSFNPFPPGGRNGSWRGRGGMQGPPRPPPGPPGPPGPPGPPPPGQGLPPPLAGPPNRGDRPPPPVLFPGQFGQPPMGPMPPGPPPPGYGPPPGPPPPQQGPPPPGPFPPRPPGPIGPPMALAPPPHMPGPPPGGPPPAPHVNPAFFPPPGNNNMPPNDSRGPPGPSDPYGRPPPYERGDYGPGGRDMEASRTPLSEAEFEEIMNRNRAISSSAISRAVSDASAADYGSAIETLVTAISLIKQSKVSADDRCKVLISSLQDCLHGIESKSYGSASRRERSRERDHSRSREKSRRHKSRSRDRHEDYYRERSRERDRHRERDRDRDRERERDREYRHR